The sequence CCAGATGCACGCCAACAAGCGTGAAGAGATCGCCTCGGTCGGCGCCGGCCAGATCGTGGCCGTCATGGGTCTCAAGGACACCAAGACGGGCCACACGCTCTCCGACCCGACCAACCCGGTCGTGCTTGAGTCGATGACGTTCCCGGCTCCGGTGATCGAGGTCGCCATCGAGCCGAAGACGAAGTCGGACCAGGAGAAGCTCGGCACCGCCATCCAGCGGCTCTCCGAGGAGGACCCGACCTTCGTCGTCAAGACCGACGAAGAGACCGGCCAGACCATCATCGCCGGCATGGGCGAGCTTCACCTCGAGATCCTCGTCGACCGTATGCGTCGCGAGTTCAAGGTTGAGGCCACCGTCGGCAAGCCGCAGGTCGCGTACCGCGAAACCATCCGCGGCACCGTCACGGGTCACAGCTACACCCACAAGAAGCAGACCGGTGGTACGGGTCAGTTCGCCAAGGTGTTGGTCAACCTCGAGCCGAACATCAACCCGGAGACCGGCCAGGGTGCGGGCTACGAGTTCGTGAACACCGTTACCGGTGGTCGCGTTCCGCGTGAATACATCCCGTCGGTCGACGCGGGTGCGCAGGACGCCATGCAGTTCGGCATCCTCGCGGGTTACCCGATGGTGGACGTCAAGTTCACCCTCACCGACGGCGGCTACCACGACGTGGACTCCTCGGAGCTCGCGTTCAAGATCGCCGGCAACCAGGCCTTCAAGGAGGCCGCCCGGATGGCCAAGCCGGTCCTGCTCGAGCCGGTGTTCGCCGTTGAGGTCACGACGCCGGAGGACTACCTCGGCACCGTGATCGGCGACATCAACTCGCGCCGTGGCCAGATCCGCGCGCAGGAGGAGCGTCACGGCGACCTCGTCGTGTCCGCCCTCGTGCCGCTCTCAGAGATGTTCGGGTACGTTGGAGACCTCCGGTCCAAGACCAGTGGTCAAGCTTCGTACTCGATGGAGTTCGACTCGTACGCCGAGGTTCCCACGAACGTCGCAGACGAGATCATCAAGAAGGCCCGCGGCGAGTAATCGTCTAGGTTCTTCGGCAGCACCCAGCAAGTACGAGTCAGTAGAAACATTCATCAGGAGGAGCCCCAGTGGCTAAGGCAAAGTTCGAGCGGACCAAGCCGCACGTCAACATCGGCACGATCGGTCACATCGACCACGGCAAGACGACGCTGACCGCGGCGATCACCAAGGTCCTGCACGACGCGTACCCGGACCTCAACGAGGCCTCGGCATTCGACCAGATCGACAAGGCTCCTGAGGAGCGCCAGCGCGGTATCACGATCTCGATCGCGCACGTCGAGTACCAGACCGAGGGGCGTCACTACGCCCACGTCGACTGCCCTGGTCACGCTGACTACATCAAGAACATGATCACCGGTGCGGCCCAGATGGACGGTGCGATCCTTGTCGTCGCCGCCACTGACGGTCCGATGCCGCAGACGCGTGAGCACGTGCTGCTCGCCCGCCAGGTCGGCGTGCCGTCCCTGGTCGTGGCGCTCAACAAGTGCGACATGGTCGACGACGAGGAGCTCATCGAGCTCGTCGAGATGGAGGTGCGCGAGCTCCTCTCCGAGTACGAGTTCCCGGGCGACGACATCCCGGTCGTTCGCGTTGCCGCCTTCCCGGCGCTGCAGGGCGATGCCAAGTGGGGCGAGTCGGTCCTCGAGCTGATGAAGGCCGTCGACGACTACATCCCGACCCCGGCCCGTGAGACCGAGAAGCCGTTCCTCATGCCTGTCGAGGACGTCTTCACGATCACCGGTCGTGGCACCGTCATCACCGGTCGTATCGAGCGCGGCATCGTCAAGGTCGGTGAAGAGGTCGAGATCGTCGGCATCCGCGAGACCTCGCAGAAGTCGACCGTCACCGGTGTCGAGATGTTCCGCAAGCTCCTCGACGAGGGCCAGGCTGGCGAGAACGTCGGTCTCCTCCTTCGTGGTACGAAGCGCGAGGACGTCGAGCGCGGCATGGTTGTCATCAAGCCGGGCACCACGACTCCTCACACGGAGTTCGAGGCGAACGTCTACATCCTGTCCAAGGACGAGGGTGGCCGTCACACGCCGTTCTTCAACAACTACCGTCCGCAGTTCTACTTCCGTACGACTGACGTGACCGGTGTTGTGACCCTGCCTGAGGGCACCGAGATGGTCATGCCGGGTGACAACACGGAGATGTCCGTGCAGCTCATCCAGCCGATCGCCATGGACGAGGGTCTTCGCTTCGCGATCCGTGAGGGTGGCCGCACCGTGGGTGCTGGTCGCGTCACCAAGATCAACAAGTGATCTAGCTTCACCTCATCGAAGGCCTCCCACCGCAAGGTGGGGGGCCTTCGTGCTTTCGGGCCGGTTTCGCATCGGCCCCTCGTCGCCAAGTGGGACCGCCGCGCGCGCCTTGCTCGCTTCGCTCGCTCGGGGGCGCGTCGGCCCCAAGGCTCCTGCGGAGCCGCGCGAAGCCGGCCCGAAAACACGAAGGCCCGGTTCCTCCTTGTGGGTGGGAGCCGGGCCTTCGTCACGTGGGCCTGATCAGCGCTTGCGCACCTCGAGGAAGATCGACGGGCCGAAGTTCTTCTTGGCCAGGCGCTTCTGGAGCGGCTTCTCGATCGCAACCATGAGGCCGGTCGGCAGGATCTTCTTCAAGGTCTCACTGCGCAGGTTCGACACCGAGAGCTTGTTGATGATCTTGAAGCCTTGGTCCTGGAGTGCCTCGGTCACCGTGTCGACGTTGTGGTTCACGAAGGCGATCGCGTCCGGCTCGTCGGCAGTCACCGTGCGGATCGACACGGGTTCCTTGGGGAGTTCCTTGCCGGCCTTCTTGAACGCGCGACGGTTCTTGTAGTGGCCGTAGTTGGCGACCTCGATGATCGCGGTCCCGCCCTGGCGCAGGACGCGGTAGATCTCGGCGAACTCCTTGGAGGGCTCCGGGATGTGGTGCATGACCCGGACCATCGTGATCAGGTCGAGGGAGCCGTTGGGGAACGCGAGGTCATCTGCCTGCGTCTGGAGCATCTGGATGTCGGTGCCCGCGAGGACTGACTTCGCGGCCTCGAGCTGGGACGCGGCTGGTTCGGCCAGCGTCACCTTGTCCGCGTACTGCCTCAGCAGCAGGCAAAGCCGCCCGAATCCGCCGCCGATGTCGGCGGCGTGGTTGAAGCTCTTGCCCTTCAGGAGCGTACGCAGGGCGTGCTCCTCGGCGGCGTGCTCGTAGTCGCGGTTGTCCCAGTACTTCGTGTAGTCGTAGCCACGCTCGTACTGGTTGGCGACCTTCTTGCCGCTGCCGTTGGTGGGGGTCGTCTCGCTCACCCGAGCAGCCTACCGGCGTAGGGGCGTGGCTTGGGCGCTGGCGACACCGTCGGCGAGGATGGGCGCATGACACAGCGCGTCGCCCCCGCCCGCCCTGGTGGCAGCCTCACTGAGGACGGACGCCAGATGCGCGAGATCGTCTCGTACGCGCGGCGCGGCGCGCGGTTCAGCGACAGGCAACAGCGGATCTGGGATGAGTACGCCCCGCAGTGGGTGATCGACCCCGCAGCGGTCGAGGCCGACGATTTCGACTGGTCGAGCGTCTTCGGACGCGATGCCCCGTTGATCCTGGAGATCGGCTCGGGCGTGGGGGAGACCCTGGGGGCGGTGGAGCGACCCGATGCCAACATCCTCGGTGTCGAGGTCTGGGTGCCGGGCGTCGCCGATACGCTCGGGCGTCTCGCAGCTGCAGGACGCACGAACGTGCGCATGCTCAGCATCGACGCCGTCTGGTTGCTCAGGGAGCGAATCGCGCCCGGTGCGTTGCAGGAACTCTGGCTGATGTTCCCTGATCCGTGGCACAAGGCCCGTCACCACAAGCGCCGCATCGTGCAGCCGGGGTTCGCCGAACTCGTCACGGATCGCCTGGTCGACGGCGGGATCTGGCGCCTGGCCACGGATTGGTTGCCCTACGCCGAGCACATGCAGGACGTCATCGATCCTGCTCCGGGGCTGCGCGGAGGAGTGGTCGACAGGTGGCCCGAGCGACCACTGACCAAGTTCGAGCGCCGCGGGATCGCCAAGGAGAGGCAGATCACAGACCTCGCCTACCTCAAGGGGTAGCCGACGAATTTGGTGCCACGCGGGGATCGTGACAAGATTCTCTGGTTGCTCCGGCGGATCGCCGGGGTGCGCACAACTTTGACTTTTGAATCGCGTCTCCATCAGGGCCGTTGTCTGAACGGACACAGTGCCCGGAGCCCATTTGCTTGTCATGTGTGCGTTCCCTGGAGATCCGATTCGCTCTCGATTCGTTTCGGGGGACCGCCAATGCCGATCAGTTCCATGGTCACGTGAAGCCAAAACAGGCGACACGCCCGACCTCGGGGGTCGGCGGTGGGGAGTGACGGGACTGACTCAAACCCGAGGACGTTCCCGAAGACGCACGCGGTAACGCAGAGTAAGTAAAGGACGAGGCACAGATGGCGGGACAGAAGATCCGCATCAGGCTCAAGGCCTATGACCACGAGGTGATTGACTCCTCGGCGCGCAAGATCGTGGACACGGTCACCCGTACGGGTGCGAAGGTTGCCGGCCCCGTGCCGCTGCCGACCGAGAAGAACATCTACGTCGTCATCCGGTCGCCGCACAAGTACAAGGACTCGCGCGAGCACTTCGAGATGCGTACGCACAAGCGCCTCATCGACATTCTCGACCCCACGCCGAAGACGGTCGACTCGCTGATGCGTCTCGACCTGCCGGCCGGTGTTGACATCGAGATCAAGCTCTGAGGTCTGACATGAACAACGATCGCAATGTGAAGGGGCTGCTGGGCACCAAGCTCGGCATGACCCAGCTGTGGGACGAGAACAACAAGATCGTCCCGGTCACCGTCGTGGACGTGTCGACCAACATCGTGACCTTCGTCCGCGACCTTGAGAAGGACGGCTACACGGCCATCCAGATCGGTTACGGCGAGATCGAGGGCCGCAAGGTCATCAAGCCGGTTGCCGGCCAGTTCGAGAAGGCGGGCACCACGCCGCGCCGTCACCTGGTCGAGCTCCGCACCGCTGACGCGGCGAGCTACGAGGTCGGCCAGGAGCTTCCGGTCGACACCTTCGGCGCGGGCGACGTCATCGACGTCACCGGCACCTCGAAGGGTAAGGGCTTCGCCGGTGGCATGAAGCGTCACGGTTTCCACGGTGTCAGCGCCTCCCACGGTGCCCACCGCAACCACCGCAAGCCGGGTTCGATCGGTGCCTGCGCCACGCCGGGCCGTGTCTTCAAGGGCACGCGCATGGCTGGCCGTATGGGTACCGACACCGTCACCACCCAGAACCTGACCGTCCACGCCGTTGACGCGGACAAGGGTGTCGTGCTGCTCAAGGGTGCCATTCCCGGCCCCAAGGGTGGTCTCGTGATCCTCCGCTCGGCTGCCAAGAAGTCGGAGGCCTGATCACCATGGCGAACAACACTGTGCTCAGCACCGTCAAGGTGTCCCTGCCCGGAGAGATCTTCGAGGCTCCGGTCAACATTCCGTTGATCCACCAGGTCGTCGTGGCCCAGCAGGCTGCGGCTCGCCAGGGTACGCACAAGACCAAGAACCGCGGCGAAGTCTCCGGTTCGGGTGTCAAGCCGTTCAAGCAGAAGGGCACCGGTCGCGCCCGTCAGGGTTCGGTCCGTGCTCCGGAGCACCGCGGCGGTGGCGTTGTCCACGGTCCGGTTCCGCGGGACTACAGCCAGCGCACCCCCAAGAAGATGAAGGCCGCCGCCCTGCGCGGTGCCCTCTCCGACCGCGCCACCAACGGCCGCGTGCACGTCGTGGAGTTCGCTCTCGACAAGCCGTCGACCAGGACCGCGCTCAAGGGTCTGGCTTCGCTCACCGACCGCACCAAGTTCCTGGTCGTCCTGGACCGCTCCGAGTCGGTTGTGTGGCTGTCGCTGCGCAACGCGCCTGAGGTGCACGTCCTCGCTGTCGACCAGCTGAACACCTACGACGTCCTGCGCTCTGACGACCTGGTCTTCTCGAAGACCGCGTACGAGACGCTGGTCGGCGGTGCCCCGGTGGTCGCCAAGTCCACGAAGGCCGCTCCGAAGGCCGCCAAGGCTGCCGAGAAGGTCGTCGACAAGGCCGTCGCCCTGGCGCCGGTTGCCGACGCCGAGGTTCCGGGTGCGGCTCTGCCGCTCGAGGATGGTTCGGCTCCCGAGGGTTACCTCATCAAGGGCAACAAGGACTCGATGAAGTTCCACGCCCCGGGCGGTCGCTGGTACGACGCGACTGTCGCCGAGGTGTGGTTCAAGACCGCTGAGGACGCCATTGCTGCCGGCTTCGTCGAGGCTGGCAAGAAGGCTGCGAAGAAGGAGGACGGCGAATGAGCACGCTCCACTACGACCCGCGCGACATCCTGATCGCCCCGGTTGTGTCCGAGAAGAGCTACAGCCTTCTCGACGCCAACAAGTACACGTTCCTGGTCCGCCCGGACGCCAACAAGACCCAGATCAAGATCGCGGTCGAGCAGGTGTTCAACGTCAAGGTGACCTCGGTGAACACGATCAATCGCGTGGGTAAGACCAAGCGCACCCGGACTGGTCTGGGCAAGCGCAAGGACACCAAGCGTGCGATCGTGAGCCTCGCCGAGGGCCACCGGATCGACATCTTCGGGGCCTGAGGGAGATAGAGAACCATGGCTATTCGTAAGTACAAGCCGACGACCCCGGGCCGTCGAGGCTCCTCGGTCGCCGACTTCGTCGAGATCACCCGCACCACGCCGGAGAAGTCGCTCACGCGTCCGCTCCCCAAGACCGGTGGCCGCAACAACCAGGGCCGCATCACCACCCGTCACAAGGGTGGCGGTCACAAGCGTGCCTACCGCATCATCGACTTCCGTCGTTACGACAAGGACGGCGTGCCGGCAAAGGTTGCTCACATCGAGTACGACCCGAACCGCACCGCCCGCATCGCCTTGTTGCACTACGCGGACGGCGAGAAGCGCTACATCATCGCGCCGAAGGGTCTCGAGCAGGGCACCGTCATCGAGTCGGGCCCGAACTCGGACATCAAGGTCGGCAACAACCTGCCGCTGCGCAACATCCCGGTCGGTAGCACGATCCACGCGATCGAGCTCCGTCCCGGCGGTGGCGCCAAGATCGCCCGCTCCGCTGGCATCTCGGCTCAGCTGGTCGCCCGTGAGGGTAGCCGCGCCACGCTGCGTATGCCGTCGGGCGAGATGCGCTACGTCGACGTACGCTGCCGCGCCACGATCGGCGAGGTCGGCAACGCCGAGCAGTCGAACATCAACTGGGGCAAGGCCGGCCGCATGCGGTGGAAGGGCGTACGCCCGACCGTCCGTGGTGTCGTGATGAA comes from Nocardioides baekrokdamisoli and encodes:
- the tuf gene encoding elongation factor Tu, which gives rise to MAKAKFERTKPHVNIGTIGHIDHGKTTLTAAITKVLHDAYPDLNEASAFDQIDKAPEERQRGITISIAHVEYQTEGRHYAHVDCPGHADYIKNMITGAAQMDGAILVVAATDGPMPQTREHVLLARQVGVPSLVVALNKCDMVDDEELIELVEMEVRELLSEYEFPGDDIPVVRVAAFPALQGDAKWGESVLELMKAVDDYIPTPARETEKPFLMPVEDVFTITGRGTVITGRIERGIVKVGEEVEIVGIRETSQKSTVTGVEMFRKLLDEGQAGENVGLLLRGTKREDVERGMVVIKPGTTTPHTEFEANVYILSKDEGGRHTPFFNNYRPQFYFRTTDVTGVVTLPEGTEMVMPGDNTEMSVQLIQPIAMDEGLRFAIREGGRTVGAGRVTKINK
- a CDS encoding class I SAM-dependent methyltransferase, producing the protein MSETTPTNGSGKKVANQYERGYDYTKYWDNRDYEHAAEEHALRTLLKGKSFNHAADIGGGFGRLCLLLRQYADKVTLAEPAASQLEAAKSVLAGTDIQMLQTQADDLAFPNGSLDLITMVRVMHHIPEPSKEFAEIYRVLRQGGTAIIEVANYGHYKNRRAFKKAGKELPKEPVSIRTVTADEPDAIAFVNHNVDTVTEALQDQGFKIINKLSVSNLRSETLKKILPTGLMVAIEKPLQKRLAKKNFGPSIFLEVRKR
- the trmB gene encoding tRNA (guanosine(46)-N7)-methyltransferase TrmB; its protein translation is MTQRVAPARPGGSLTEDGRQMREIVSYARRGARFSDRQQRIWDEYAPQWVIDPAAVEADDFDWSSVFGRDAPLILEIGSGVGETLGAVERPDANILGVEVWVPGVADTLGRLAAAGRTNVRMLSIDAVWLLRERIAPGALQELWLMFPDPWHKARHHKRRIVQPGFAELVTDRLVDGGIWRLATDWLPYAEHMQDVIDPAPGLRGGVVDRWPERPLTKFERRGIAKERQITDLAYLKG
- the rpsJ gene encoding 30S ribosomal protein S10, whose product is MAGQKIRIRLKAYDHEVIDSSARKIVDTVTRTGAKVAGPVPLPTEKNIYVVIRSPHKYKDSREHFEMRTHKRLIDILDPTPKTVDSLMRLDLPAGVDIEIKL
- the rplC gene encoding 50S ribosomal protein L3, translating into MNNDRNVKGLLGTKLGMTQLWDENNKIVPVTVVDVSTNIVTFVRDLEKDGYTAIQIGYGEIEGRKVIKPVAGQFEKAGTTPRRHLVELRTADAASYEVGQELPVDTFGAGDVIDVTGTSKGKGFAGGMKRHGFHGVSASHGAHRNHRKPGSIGACATPGRVFKGTRMAGRMGTDTVTTQNLTVHAVDADKGVVLLKGAIPGPKGGLVILRSAAKKSEA
- the rplD gene encoding 50S ribosomal protein L4, sunset domain variant; amino-acid sequence: MANNTVLSTVKVSLPGEIFEAPVNIPLIHQVVVAQQAAARQGTHKTKNRGEVSGSGVKPFKQKGTGRARQGSVRAPEHRGGGVVHGPVPRDYSQRTPKKMKAAALRGALSDRATNGRVHVVEFALDKPSTRTALKGLASLTDRTKFLVVLDRSESVVWLSLRNAPEVHVLAVDQLNTYDVLRSDDLVFSKTAYETLVGGAPVVAKSTKAAPKAAKAAEKVVDKAVALAPVADAEVPGAALPLEDGSAPEGYLIKGNKDSMKFHAPGGRWYDATVAEVWFKTAEDAIAAGFVEAGKKAAKKEDGE
- the rplW gene encoding 50S ribosomal protein L23 gives rise to the protein MSTLHYDPRDILIAPVVSEKSYSLLDANKYTFLVRPDANKTQIKIAVEQVFNVKVTSVNTINRVGKTKRTRTGLGKRKDTKRAIVSLAEGHRIDIFGA
- the rplB gene encoding 50S ribosomal protein L2; the encoded protein is MAIRKYKPTTPGRRGSSVADFVEITRTTPEKSLTRPLPKTGGRNNQGRITTRHKGGGHKRAYRIIDFRRYDKDGVPAKVAHIEYDPNRTARIALLHYADGEKRYIIAPKGLEQGTVIESGPNSDIKVGNNLPLRNIPVGSTIHAIELRPGGGAKIARSAGISAQLVAREGSRATLRMPSGEMRYVDVRCRATIGEVGNAEQSNINWGKAGRMRWKGVRPTVRGVVMNPVDHPHGGGEGKTSGGRHPVSPWGKPEGRTRSKKKASNALIIRRRKTGKGRK